In Thermodesulfovibrionales bacterium, the genomic window ACGAAGGTATTTCCGGCGCGACTCTTCGGAACGAAGGAGACCGGCGGCAAGATAGAGATCCTCCTCGTGAAGGAACGGGAACCCGATGTCTGGGAGGTCCTGTCGAGGGGGAAATATACCGGCAGCGTACGTGTTTCAGATGAACTTTCCGGAGAGATGTATGAAGGGTATATCCTGCGACTCACCGCGGTCGGGAGCAGCTCTTCCGCGGATGCCATCGGGAAGGCCGGGCTGATGCCTCTCCCTCCGTATATCAAGAGAATGCCTTCAGAGGCTGACAGAGAATGGTATCAGACAATTTATGCTGAACATACAGGATCGATAGCTTCGCCGACCGCCGGCCTCCACTTCACGGAGGACTTGATCGGGGAAATCGGCAAGAAAGGCGTCATCATCCGATCTCTGACGCTCCATGTCGGTCCCGGCACCTTTAAACCGATGCGTACGGAAAACATAGAAGAGCACGCGATGGACGGTGAGTACTTCGAGATCGAGAGCGGCCTTGTCG contains:
- a CDS encoding S-adenosylmethionine:tRNA ribosyltransferase-isomerase, with product MKATEFDFHLPESFIALTPVTPRDACRLLVLERENGAISHRIFRDLPEFLSAGDLLLLNNTKVFPARLFGTKETGGKIEILLVKEREPDVWEVLSRGKYTGSVRVSDELSGEMYEGYILRLTAVGSSSSADAIGKAGLMPLPPYIKRMPSEADREWYQTIYAEHTGSIASPTAGLHFTEDLIGEIGKKGVIIRSLTLHVGPGTFKPMRTENIEEHAMDGEYFEIESGLVEIVKRVKRAGRRVFTVGTTTTRAIEGYISGRWSADHFCESTRSFRFSGREGREKAEGVRGGDSSPVKGH